A genomic stretch from Falco cherrug isolate bFalChe1 chromosome 1, bFalChe1.pri, whole genome shotgun sequence includes:
- the LOC129735290 gene encoding alpha-internexin-like: MSAAEGCPRYRWGGGEAVLRARAEAAGYRRLLRARAAEVEALRGAVGALHRQLEGLRDRRSGELAKYQERVAELEREIGEAEAEMARCLREYPALLRLRMALEAEIAAYREMLEGEELRLGCLAPP, encoded by the exons ATGAGCGCGGCCGAGGGCTGTCCCCGGTACCGGTGGGGCGGCGGCGAGGCGGTGCTGCGTGCCCGTGCCGAGGCTGCCGGGTACCGGAGGCTGCTGCGCGCCCGCGCCGCCGAGGTGGAGGCGCTGCGCGGGGCCGTGGGCGCGTTGCACCggcagctggaggggctgcGGGACCGGCGCAGCGGGGAGCTGGCCAAGTACCAG GAGCGGGTGGCTGAGCTGGAGCGGGAGATCGGCGAGGCGGAGGCGGAGATGGCCCGGTGCCTGCGGGAGTACCCGGCGCTGCTGCGGCTGCGGATGGCGCTGGAGGCGGAGATCGCCGCGTACCG AGAGATGCTGGAGGGCGAAGAGCTGCGCCTGGGCTGCCTGGCCCCGCCGTGA